One window of Quercus robur chromosome 5, dhQueRobu3.1, whole genome shotgun sequence genomic DNA carries:
- the LOC126726217 gene encoding CBL-interacting serine/threonine-protein kinase 20: MEKGTSAILMRKYELSRILGQGTFAKVYLARNLKSGQSVAIKIIDKEKVLKVGLIDQIKREISVMHLVRHPNVIQLYEVMASKTKIYFSMEYVKGGELFNKVAKGKLKEDAARKYFQHLIGAVDFCHSRGVYHRDIKPENLLLDDNGNLKISDFGLSALWDSRRQDGLLHTTCGTPAYVAPEVINKKGYDGAKADIWSCGVVLFVLLAGYLPFQDTNLLEMYKKISRGEFKCPQWFPPEVRKLLSRILDTNPSTRINVAKIKENTWFKKGFKQFETPLPPPDANNISVSDVQAAFASSGSDDDLNNKVGAETSHRRPPCFNAFDIISLSQGFDLSGLFEKDMSQRPQARFTSTKPASMIESKFEEIAEMERFKFMKKDGKVKLQGRKEGRKGQLAIDAEIFEVTPSFCVVEMTKAAGDTLEYRNFCKQDLKPSLKDIVWNWQGSEEQQQQQQ, translated from the coding sequence ATGGAGAAAGGGACGAGTGCAATATTGATGCGAAAGTATGAGCTTAGCCGCATACTAGGACAAGGGACATTTGCAAAGGTTTACTTGGCGCGAAACCTGAAGTCCGGTCAGAGTGTAGCCATTAAGATTATCGACAAGGAGAAGGTTTTAAAGGTGGGATTGATAGATCAAATCAAACGAGAAATCTCCGTGATGCACCTCGTTAGACATCCAAATGTTATTCAGCTCTATGAAGTCATGGCAAGCAAAACCAAGATTTATTTCTCCATGGAGTATGTGAAAGGTGGAGAGCTTTTCAACAAGGTTGCTAAAGGGAAGCTTAAGGAAGATGCGGCACGtaaatattttcaacatttgATTGGGGCCGTGGATTTTTGTCATAGCCGTGGGGTGTATCACCGAGACATTAAACCAGAGAATCTCCTTCTTGATGACAATGGTAActtaaaaatttcagattttggcTTGAGTGCATTGTGGGATTCTAGGAGACAAGATGGCCTTCTTCACACAACGTGTGGTACTCCAGCTTATGTTGCTCCGGAAGTAATTAACAAGAAAGGTTATGATGGAGCTAAGGCTGATATATGGTCATGTGGTGTGGTTCTCTTTGTTTTATTGGCAGGTTATCTTCCTTTCCAAGATACGAATCTCTTGGAAATGTATAAGAAGATTAGCAGAGGAGAATTTAAGTGCCCCCAGTGGTTCCCACCAGAGGTTCGAAAGCTTCTTTCAAGAATTCTTGACACCAATCCAAGCACAAGAATAAATGTGGCCAAGATCAAGGAGAATACTTGGTTCAAGAAGGGATTCAAACAGTTTGAAACCCCACTACCCCCTCCAGATGCTAACAACATCTCCGTTAGTGATGTTCAAGCTGCCTTTGCTTCATCAGGTTCTGATGATGATTTGAACAACAAAGTTGGTGCAGAAACAAGCCACAGGAGACCACCATGTTTCAATGCCTTTGATATTATCTCTCTTTCACAAGGATTTGATCTATCCGGCTTGTTTGAGAAGGACATGAGTCAGAGACCACAGGCAAGATTCACTAGTACAAAACCCGCCTCAATGATCGAGTCGAAATTTGAAGAAATAGCAGAGATGGAGAGATTTAAGTTCATGAAGAAAGATGGAAAGGTGAAATTACAGGGCAGAAAAGAAGGGAGAAAAGGACAACTTGCAATAGATGCTGAAATTTTTGAAGTTACGCCTTCCTTTTGTGTTGTGGAGATGACGAAAGCAGCAGGGGACACATTGGAATATAGAAATTTCTGTAAGCAGGATTTGAAGCCCTCACTCAAGGATATTGTATGGAATTGGCAAGGAAGTgaggaacaacaacaacaacaacaataa